The genomic window GGCGAATCCGCCGAAGCGTTGGCGTCCCAGCAGTGAGAAACGTAGACGTTGTCCGGTGCGTCGGGCTCGACGATTTTCGCGGTCGTGTCTGGCCAGGCGAATTCCCATGCCTGGCAACAGGTTATGCGGTCTGTACAGTCGCTCGCCGTCCGGCCCGTTCGGAGTCGGAGGTCTGACGAGAAGGGATTCGGTGTGAAGATCGGTGTATCAGCAGTAACGGCAACGTTTATGGCCGTCACTGTTCTGGGAGTTACTGCGGGAACCGCGAGTTCGCGGCCCACCGAGGTCAAGGACGAGGTGGTGACGACGGGAGAAGAGGAGGGTGTCGCGTATCGGGCTGTGCTGGCCGATGGTGCCAAGGGCCTCACCACGGTGGTGGAAGGAGGTAAGTTCGAAATTGCGGAGCACGGCGCGAAGGTGTTATTGAAGTCGCGTATGGGCGAGGTTGTCGCTGTGGTGCCGTTGACGTTCGAGGTGTCGGGCCATGCGGTGTCGGTGGCTCATCAGATCGGCGAGGAGGGGCGCAAGCTGGTTCTCGCGCCACGTGTGGGTGCCAAGGAGATCGGCGAGATGCGCCCGATCAGTTCGATGGCGCGCCTGGTTACCGAACTCAACAGGAACGTCGTGGGGATGGTGGTCGGTGGCCTGCTCGGGGGGCTCATCGGTGCTGTGATCGGGCTAGGGTTCTTCAGTATCGTGACCGGTCCTATCGGCATGGCTGTCGGCGCGGTTGCGGGTGGGTACATCATGGGTGGTCAGCCGTTCGCCGAGGCTGTGATGGCGGTGGTCAACGGCGAAGGCTGATCGACTCAGCGTGTTCCGGCGGTGGGCAGACGTGCCCTGGCACGCCTGCCCACTTCGGAAGGCATTCGCCACCAATGAATTCGAACTCGCAAAACCTTTGTGACAGACCTGAAAGGACGGCGCATGGTACGCCGTATGATCGCCGCCTGCCTCGGCTTGGCCGCGATAATGGTTCTGACGGGACTTATGGCGGCCGCGTGTTTCTCCACGCTCGCCGAGAAGTCTCGTAGCACCGAAGAGAGCAGCACGGCAACAACAACGGATGTACCCGCGCCCGACGTTGCGGGTACAGCGGCAACCGGCGCCGCCGCACCGCCGCTGACGGAAATTCCGTCCTCGACAGACGGACCGCCACTCACCCAGGGTTCGCGCGTCGATTTCGCCAAGACCGCGATCTCGGTGACCAGGCCGCGGACTCCAGAGGTGAGTGTCGGTGAATGCGTGGGGGTCGGTGCGACGCTCGAGAAAGTCGCTTGCGGCGGTGGGGGTTCCATTTACAAGGTGGTCGATGTGACCGCTGACGGCAGTGTGTGCCCCAGCGATGCGGACAAGTCGCACGGGACCGAGCGTGGAGCTGTATGCCTAGACATCGACTGGATGGTCGGTGCCTGTATGGAGCTGAACGATGGCGCCAAGCGGGTCGACTGCGTCCCCGGCGGAAATCGGGTGAAGGTTGTGGACGTCCTGAATGCCACCACTGACGTCAACAGTTGTCCGTCTGGTGATCGCGGCATCGTCTACGACCAGCGGCGTTTCGTCATCTGTGTCGCAAAGCTCTGAGCCTGTTCGTTCAACCGACACGGAAAATCGAATCGGCGGGGCCAGCCGTGGATGTTCTCACGAGGCGCGAGACGACTCAGCATGTCGCCGACTATCTCCACTGGTGGGAAGGTGAGCTGATATGCGCGGCGCGGCCCGCCGATACTCTGACGGCGATTCAGTGATCGGCGATGGGTTGCCCGTTGGACCACTACCGGCAGGGCGGTGGCGACGCAGGAACAGGTGTCATCGCCGCTGATTCCCGGCGGTTCGATGAGGTCCCCGGGCGTATCCAAGCGACGGTGTTACCGTCGGAAAAAGAGGAGATAGTGTGGCGACCGCCAACGTGCGAACCCGGATGAGCAGTCTTTTTCGGACGAAGTCCATCGAGCAGTCGATTCGTGACACCGACGACCCGGATTCCAAGCTCCGCAAGGACTTGGGCACGTGGGACCTCATCATCTTCGGCGTCGCGGTGGTGATCGGGGCGGGAATCTTCACCATCACCGCACGGACCGTGGGAACCGTTGCAGGACCGTCGGTTTCGCTCGCGTTCGTACTGTCCGCCATCGCGTGCGCGCTGACCGCGCTGTGCTACGCGGAGTTCGCTTCGACCTTGCCGGTTGCAGGCAGCGCCTACACGTTCTCCTACGCGACGTTTGGTGAACTGATCGCCTGGGTCATCGGTTGGGACCTGATACTCGAGTTCGGACTCACGGTCTCCGTAGTGGCCAAGGGTTGGTCGCAGTACCTCGGTGAGCTGATTGGCCGGCCACCTGTGCTGCATGCCGGTTCAATCGAGTTCGACTGGGGCGCGGTTGTTCTCATCGCGGTGCTCGGCGTCCTGCTTGCCACCGGCACCAAACTGTCCTCGCGAGTGTCCGCGGTCGCGGTGGCTGTCAAGCTGGCGGTGATCGCGCTCGTGCTGGTAGTCGGCATGACTTACTTCGATTCGAAGAATCTGACGCCTTACATTCCGCCGTCGCAGCCCGGTGACGAGGGCGAAGGCATGCGTCAGTCGCTGTTTTCCTTCCTCACCGGCGCGGGGCACAGCACCTTCGGCTGGTACGGGCTTCTCGCCGCCGCCAGCCTGGTGTTTTTCGCGTTCATCGGCTTCGATACCGTGGCTACTGCGGCCGAAGAGACCAAAGACCCGCAGCGTGCGT from Nocardia iowensis includes these protein-coding regions:
- a CDS encoding amino acid permease: MSSLFRTKSIEQSIRDTDDPDSKLRKDLGTWDLIIFGVAVVIGAGIFTITARTVGTVAGPSVSLAFVLSAIACALTALCYAEFASTLPVAGSAYTFSYATFGELIAWVIGWDLILEFGLTVSVVAKGWSQYLGELIGRPPVLHAGSIEFDWGAVVLIAVLGVLLATGTKLSSRVSAVAVAVKLAVIALVLVVGMTYFDSKNLTPYIPPSQPGDEGEGMRQSLFSFLTGAGHSTFGWYGLLAAASLVFFAFIGFDTVATAAEETKDPQRALPRGIIGSLVIVTVLYVAVSLVLTGMVPYTELSGENATLATAFAVHGATWAKTIISVGALAGLSTVVMINLLGQTRVLFAMSRDGLLPRRLAHTGKHGTPVRITVIVAVVCAVLGGFVDFGTLTEMVNIGTLFAFMLVAIGVLVLRRTRPDLPRGFRVPWVPLIPVLAALAALWLMLNLSVETWIRFVVWMIVGFGIYFLYSRHRSPLQKPTP